From the Longimicrobium sp. genome, one window contains:
- a CDS encoding methylated-DNA--[protein]-cysteine S-methyltransferase translates to MRPLAPTSRLHRLLLPSPVGPLLVEHDGAAVHRIHYWPQGMHPPAGTRVEPTRDDALGWRVAQQLREYFAGSRRDFDLPLAPEGTDFQRRVWEALRTIPFGQTRTYGDVAEQIECRAARAIGQANRRNPIPIVIPCHRVLASGGIGGYSGESGEGKSVDTKRWLLRHEGVEVPASEGGQETLRF, encoded by the coding sequence GTGCGACCCCTCGCTCCCACCTCCCGGCTGCACCGCCTCCTCCTTCCCTCCCCCGTCGGGCCGCTGCTGGTGGAGCACGACGGCGCCGCGGTGCACCGCATCCACTACTGGCCGCAGGGGATGCACCCGCCGGCGGGAACGCGCGTGGAGCCGACCCGCGACGACGCGCTCGGCTGGCGCGTCGCCCAGCAGCTGCGCGAGTACTTCGCCGGCTCGCGGCGCGACTTCGATCTCCCGCTCGCGCCCGAGGGGACCGACTTCCAGCGGCGCGTGTGGGAGGCGCTGCGCACCATCCCCTTCGGCCAGACGCGCACCTACGGCGACGTGGCCGAGCAGATCGAGTGCAGGGCCGCGCGCGCCATCGGCCAGGCCAACCGCCGCAATCCCATCCCCATCGTCATCCCCTGCCACCGCGTGCTGGCGTCCGGCGGCATCGGCGGGTATTCGGGGGAGTCGGGCGAGGGGAAGAGCGTGGACACCAAGCGCTGGCTCCTGCGCCACGAGGGCGTGGAGGTTCCAGCCAGCGAGGGCGGGCAGGAAACCCTTCGATTTTGA
- a CDS encoding enoyl-CoA hydratase-related protein has product MAEYSNLTLEVQDRIAVLSVNRPDKLNALNEQTIRELSEAFDEITRRDDVGGVILTGVGEKAFVAGADIAELAKMGPVDGIEVSRLGQQVFRRIELSRKPVIAAVNGFALGGGCELALACHLRIASDNAQFGLPEVKLGIIPGYGGTLRLPRIVGKGRALELMLTAQFIKADEAYRIGLANRVVPQAELMDTARKTMSTILANGPVAVGLAIECATRGMEMSVDDGLALESNLFGLLAATSDMREGMQAFLEKRKADFTGR; this is encoded by the coding sequence ATGGCCGAATACAGCAACCTTACGCTCGAGGTCCAGGACCGCATCGCCGTGCTGTCGGTGAACCGGCCGGACAAGCTGAACGCGCTCAACGAGCAGACCATCCGCGAGCTGTCCGAGGCGTTCGACGAGATCACCCGCCGCGACGACGTGGGCGGCGTGATCCTGACCGGCGTGGGCGAGAAGGCGTTCGTGGCCGGCGCCGACATCGCCGAATTGGCGAAGATGGGGCCGGTGGACGGGATCGAGGTCAGCCGGCTGGGGCAGCAGGTGTTCCGCCGCATCGAGCTCTCGCGCAAGCCCGTGATCGCGGCGGTGAACGGGTTCGCGCTGGGCGGCGGGTGCGAGCTGGCGCTGGCCTGCCACCTCCGCATCGCCAGCGACAACGCGCAGTTCGGGCTGCCGGAGGTGAAGCTGGGGATCATCCCCGGCTACGGCGGCACCCTCCGCCTCCCCCGCATCGTGGGCAAGGGGCGTGCGCTGGAGCTGATGCTGACCGCGCAGTTCATCAAGGCCGACGAGGCGTACCGCATCGGCCTGGCCAACAGGGTCGTCCCCCAGGCCGAGCTGATGGACACCGCGAGGAAGACGATGTCCACCATCCTCGCCAACGGCCCCGTCGCGGTCGGCCTCGCCATCGAGTGCGCCACGCGGGGGATGGAGATGTCGGTGGACGACGGGCTGGCGCTGGAGAGCAACCTCTTCGGCCTCCTCGCGGCGACGAGCGACATGCGCGAGGGGATGCAGGCGTTCCTGGAGAAGCGCAAGGCCGACTTCACCGGCCGCTGA
- a CDS encoding S46 family peptidase: MNYRRLLSFALAAALAGAPAAAQTPSLANAAAFDTFHARPFDTGRMWTFDFPPLDYLQRTYGFRPTQAWLDNVRGAALRFATWCSASFVSPQGLVLSNHHCAVPTLESVQKPGEDLLTNGFYAATQAEERRVPNLFVEQLATIEDVTERMNAALEGGGTDAERVARQTAARRELERPDSARRMRYQVVEFYNGGRYSRYGYRRYDDVRLVFVPEQKIAFFGGDPDNFNYPRYNLDMSMWRVYDDNGQPLRPATYLRWSARGAQENDLVFVVGNPGSTQRQLTVSQLEYLRDVSHTAQLATLRAQRDAIVALGRTNEARRLELRDELFSIMNSIKAIQGRYEGEADPAFFGRKVAWERDFRAAVRRDPRLAQRYGTLWDSIAAIQATKRRLAPGIAWNSYLGYGPLGNAIALVRAGGASGANFRSAALARTDRSPAEQEVELAALLALARQNVPNDSLLQMVLSGRTPQAAAHEIVSGWTLADTTARKAMLAGGAAAVEASRDPVIALARRVAPALAARQAAWLALVTHENVLRAQLGRGFYEVYGTHVPPDATFTLRLADGVVKGYESGGMLHPWKTTFYGLYNRAAGFDERGDFDLPPRWERPAAGLDLSTPFNFVSTNDIIGGNSGSPMLNREMELVGLIFDGNLESLPGNFIFDETQNRTISVHSAGILAALRSVYHATRIVDELTASR; encoded by the coding sequence ATGAACTACCGGCGCCTCCTTTCCTTCGCGCTGGCCGCGGCCCTGGCCGGCGCGCCCGCGGCGGCGCAGACGCCGTCGCTGGCCAACGCGGCGGCGTTCGACACCTTCCACGCGCGGCCGTTCGACACCGGCCGCATGTGGACCTTCGACTTCCCGCCGCTGGACTACCTGCAGCGCACCTACGGCTTCCGGCCCACGCAGGCGTGGCTCGACAACGTGCGCGGCGCCGCGCTCCGCTTCGCCACCTGGTGCAGCGCGTCGTTCGTGTCGCCGCAGGGGCTGGTGCTCTCGAACCACCACTGCGCCGTGCCCACGCTGGAGAGCGTGCAGAAGCCCGGCGAGGACCTGCTGACCAACGGCTTCTACGCCGCCACGCAGGCCGAGGAGCGCCGCGTCCCCAACCTGTTCGTCGAGCAGCTGGCGACGATCGAGGACGTGACGGAGCGGATGAACGCGGCGCTGGAGGGCGGCGGCACCGACGCGGAGCGCGTGGCGCGGCAGACGGCGGCGCGGCGCGAGCTGGAGCGCCCCGACAGCGCGCGCAGGATGCGCTACCAGGTGGTGGAGTTCTACAACGGCGGGCGCTACTCGCGGTACGGCTACAGGCGCTACGACGACGTGCGGCTCGTGTTCGTTCCCGAGCAGAAGATCGCCTTCTTCGGCGGCGACCCCGACAACTTCAACTACCCGCGCTACAACCTCGACATGTCGATGTGGCGCGTGTACGACGACAACGGCCAGCCGCTGCGCCCGGCCACCTACCTGCGCTGGAGCGCGCGCGGGGCGCAGGAGAACGACCTGGTGTTCGTGGTCGGCAACCCGGGAAGCACGCAGCGGCAGCTCACCGTCAGCCAGCTGGAGTACCTGCGCGACGTGTCGCACACGGCGCAGCTGGCCACGCTGCGCGCGCAGCGCGACGCCATCGTGGCGCTGGGCCGGACGAACGAGGCGCGGCGGCTGGAGCTGCGCGACGAGCTGTTCAGCATCATGAACAGCATCAAGGCCATCCAGGGACGCTACGAGGGGGAGGCGGACCCCGCGTTCTTCGGCCGCAAGGTGGCGTGGGAGCGCGACTTCCGCGCGGCGGTGAGGCGCGACCCGCGGCTGGCGCAGCGCTACGGCACGCTGTGGGACTCCATCGCCGCCATCCAGGCGACGAAGCGGCGGCTGGCGCCGGGGATCGCGTGGAACAGCTACCTGGGCTACGGCCCGCTGGGCAACGCCATCGCGCTGGTGCGCGCGGGCGGAGCGTCGGGCGCCAACTTCCGCTCGGCCGCGCTGGCCCGCACCGACCGCTCGCCGGCCGAGCAGGAGGTGGAGCTGGCGGCGCTCCTGGCGCTGGCCCGGCAGAACGTGCCCAACGACTCGCTGCTGCAGATGGTGCTGTCCGGGCGCACCCCGCAGGCCGCCGCGCACGAGATCGTGAGCGGGTGGACGCTGGCCGACACCACCGCGCGCAAGGCCATGCTGGCCGGCGGCGCGGCGGCGGTCGAGGCGTCGAGAGACCCGGTGATCGCGCTGGCGCGGCGGGTGGCGCCGGCGCTGGCCGCGCGGCAGGCGGCGTGGCTGGCGCTGGTCACCCACGAGAACGTGCTGCGCGCGCAGCTGGGGCGCGGGTTCTACGAGGTGTACGGCACCCACGTGCCGCCCGACGCCACCTTCACCCTGCGCCTGGCCGACGGGGTGGTGAAGGGGTACGAGAGCGGCGGGATGCTGCACCCGTGGAAGACCACCTTCTACGGGCTGTACAACCGCGCGGCCGGGTTCGACGAGCGGGGCGACTTCGACCTGCCGCCGCGGTGGGAGCGCCCGGCCGCGGGGCTGGACCTGTCGACGCCGTTCAACTTCGTCTCCACCAACGACATCATCGGCGGCAACTCGGGCTCGCCGATGCTGAACCGCGAGATGGAGCTGGTGGGGCTGATCTTCGACGGCAACCTGGAGTCGCTGCCGGGGAACTTCATCTTCGACGAGACGCAGAACCGCACCATCAGCGTGCACTCGGCGGGGATCCTGGCCGCTTTGCGCTCCGTCTACCACGCCACCCGCATCGTCGACGAGCTGACGGCATCGCGGTAG
- a CDS encoding dihydrodipicolinate synthase family protein, whose amino-acid sequence MDLRGVFAPATTPFDPVTGDADVVSMRANLRRWLEAPLAGVVLFGSTGEGPLLDEDEKARLTAASRDVVDGGRLLLAGTGAESTRATIRVTKSVAAAGADGVLVQPPAYYRPAMTPDALRDHYLAVADASPIPVILYQVPPRFSTVELPAGLVGELARHPNIVGIKDSHGDLKATATMVDACGGNAQVLAGSGAVLYGSLETGAVGGILAVALLAPHDCAALGRAFAEERFADAGRLQERLAPLHRTVVAELGNPGIKAALDELGMRGGAPRPPVKPLREKDLARVRDALAAAGLASGAAA is encoded by the coding sequence ATGGACCTGCGAGGAGTGTTCGCGCCCGCCACCACGCCGTTCGACCCCGTCACCGGCGACGCCGACGTGGTGTCGATGCGCGCCAACCTGCGCCGCTGGCTCGAGGCGCCGCTGGCCGGCGTGGTGCTGTTCGGCTCCACCGGCGAGGGGCCGCTGCTGGACGAGGACGAGAAGGCGCGGCTGACCGCCGCCAGCCGCGACGTGGTGGACGGCGGGCGCCTGCTGCTGGCCGGCACCGGCGCCGAGTCCACCCGCGCCACCATCCGCGTGACGAAGTCGGTGGCCGCCGCGGGCGCGGACGGGGTGCTGGTGCAGCCGCCCGCGTACTATCGTCCCGCGATGACGCCCGACGCGCTGCGCGACCACTACCTGGCGGTCGCCGACGCGTCTCCCATCCCCGTCATCCTGTACCAGGTGCCCCCGCGCTTCAGCACGGTGGAGCTCCCCGCGGGGCTGGTGGGGGAGCTCGCGCGGCATCCCAACATCGTGGGGATCAAGGACTCGCACGGCGACCTGAAGGCGACGGCGACGATGGTCGATGCGTGCGGGGGGAACGCGCAGGTGCTGGCGGGGAGCGGCGCGGTCCTCTACGGCTCGCTGGAGACGGGCGCGGTGGGCGGGATCCTGGCCGTGGCGCTGCTTGCCCCGCACGACTGCGCCGCGCTCGGCCGGGCCTTCGCGGAGGAGCGCTTCGCCGACGCGGGACGGCTGCAGGAGCGGCTCGCCCCGCTGCACCGCACCGTCGTGGCCGAGCTGGGGAACCCGGGGATCAAGGCCGCGCTCGACGAGCTGGGGATGCGCGGCGGCGCGCCCCGCCCGCCGGTGAAGCCGCTCCGCGAGAAGGACCTCGCGCGCGTCCGCGACGCGCTCGCCGCCGCGGGGCTGGCGAGCGGCGCGGCGGCGTGA
- a CDS encoding HAMP domain-containing sensor histidine kinase, translated as MLLSAAQAAPVAGLSSKALFIVVVLVVVSVTVFATAVIVTILRRSDRRRAEEEKLAAIGTATARIMHQIKNPLQTIVLHADILQDERIVSEASQRREVCEAIVGESERLVAMLEELSVYASGARRTLNRRPVRLDDLVRQVAEVEARESAETGLTVDARDLGEATVNGDAYYLRQVFENLVRNAREAMEGQEQTPRVAISVARRGADAEVRVADNGPGIAPENLQRIFQPFVSTKGKGMGLGLAICRDIVEGHNGRLDVDSAVGRGTTFIVTLPLHTESALPAAA; from the coding sequence ATGCTCCTGTCAGCCGCGCAGGCGGCGCCCGTCGCGGGGCTGTCGTCGAAGGCGCTCTTCATCGTGGTGGTGCTGGTGGTGGTGAGCGTGACCGTGTTCGCCACGGCCGTCATCGTCACCATCCTGCGCCGCAGCGACCGCCGCCGCGCCGAGGAAGAGAAGCTGGCGGCCATCGGTACGGCCACCGCGCGCATCATGCACCAGATCAAGAACCCGCTGCAGACCATCGTCCTGCACGCCGACATCCTGCAGGACGAGAGGATCGTCAGCGAGGCGTCGCAGCGCCGCGAGGTGTGCGAGGCCATCGTGGGCGAGAGCGAGCGGCTGGTGGCGATGCTGGAGGAGCTCTCCGTCTACGCCAGCGGCGCGCGGCGCACGCTCAACCGGCGCCCGGTGCGGCTGGACGACCTGGTGCGGCAGGTGGCCGAGGTCGAGGCGCGCGAGTCGGCCGAGACGGGGCTGACCGTCGACGCGCGCGACCTGGGCGAGGCCACGGTCAACGGCGACGCCTACTACCTGCGGCAGGTGTTCGAGAACCTGGTGAGGAACGCGCGCGAGGCCATGGAGGGGCAGGAGCAGACGCCGCGCGTGGCCATCTCCGTGGCGCGGCGCGGCGCCGACGCCGAGGTGCGGGTGGCCGACAACGGCCCGGGGATCGCGCCCGAGAACCTGCAGCGCATCTTCCAGCCGTTCGTATCCACCAAGGGCAAGGGGATGGGGCTGGGGCTGGCCATCTGCCGCGACATCGTCGAAGGCCACAACGGCCGGCTCGACGTGGACTCGGCGGTGGGCCGCGGCACCACCTTCATCGTCACCCTCCCGCTGCACACCGAGTCCGCCCTTCCCGCGGCGGCGTAG